CGGCACGAACGGCGGGTTGTGGTGCTCGCCGGTCGCGAACACGTCCAGGCCGACCTCTTCCGCCTTCAGCGCGATCGCGACCATGGCCTTGATGCGCTCGGCCTCGGTCGGCGTCCGGCCCGTGGTGGGGTCGGGCGTCACGTCGCCGACGGTGAAGACACCGAACTGCATGGCCACTCCTCATCAGGTAGTTGCACTTTCAACTAACTCGCACAACGGTACCTCACCCCAGGACTATTCCGGTGTTGTCTGGTGGCGCGGACCACGCCAAGGTGTGTCACACGGGTCACCGACGGGGGAGGCACGGTGCACGAGCTGGTCCGGCGCGCCGCGGAGATCGTCCCGGTCCTGCGCGCCCACGCCGCCTGGGGTGACGAGCACCGGAGGCTGCACGAGGGCGCGTTGGAAGCGATGGCCGACGCCGGCGTGCTGCGCCTTCGGGTGCCCGTCGCGCACGGCGGTCACGAAGCGGACCTGACCACGGTGGTCGAGGTCATCGCCGAACTGGCCCGCGGTGACGGGTCGGCGGCGTGGACCGCGGCGGTGTGGGCCATCTCGACCTGGGTTGCCGGCCAGTTCCCCGACGAGGTCCGGCAGGAGGTCTTCGCCAAACCGGACGTGCGGGTCACCGGCATCCTCAGCCCCACCGCGACGGCCGAGCCGGTCGGCGGCGGGGTGCTGGTCAACGGGCGGTGGGCGTTCACCACGTCCGCGCCGCAGAGCCACTGGACCACGAACGCCGCCATCCTCATGCCGGACCGGGTACCCGTGGCGCTGGCGATCCCCCTGGTCGACCTGGAGGTCGTGGACGACTGGCACACCACCGGCCTGCGTGCGACGGGCAGCGTGACCACGGTCGCGAAGGACCTGTTCGTGCCGGCCGAGCGGGTGCTGCGCCTGGCGCCCGTGCTGCTGGCCCACCCGGACGCCTCCGCGCCGATGTTCCGCGCGCCGTTCATGCCCGCCGCCTGCGCCACGGTCAGCGCGCCCGCCGTCGGCCTGGCCCGCGCGGCGGTGGAGGCGTTCGCGGCGGTCACCTCCGCGTTCCCGCTGCGGATCCGCGAGGCCACGGTGCTCGCCGACGAGGCCCAGGTCCACTCCCGCCGCACCGCCTCCGTGGTCGACCGCAAGGCCGCCCGCGGCGAGACGTGGACGCCCGAGGACCGCGCCGGGGTGCGCCGGGACCTCGGCGAGGCGTGCTCACGGGCACGGGACGCGGTCGCCGTCCTCGACGCGAACGTCCTAGGCGCGAACGGTGCCGGGGCGGACTGCCCGGCCCTGCACCGCATCCAGCGCGACGTGCACGCGCTCAACCTGCACGCGGTCCTGCACCCCAACGCCAACCTGGAGCGGTACGGCCCGGTCTTCCTCGGCCGGCAGCCGGAGGCGGACGCGTGATTCCTTGATCCACCATTGTTTGCTGTTAGAAAGTAGTTAGCGCGGTTCCCCACTCTTGTCCGCAAGGCACAACGCCTGCACACAATCGAGGGGGAATGATCGTGATTCGCAGGATTCTCACGTTGCTCGGCGGTGTCGTGGCCGCCGCAGCGCTGTTCAGCGCTCCCGCCCAGGCCGCCGACACGGCCGACGTCCGGACGTACACGGCTCCGAGTGATTCGGTCTCCACCCTGGCGTGGAGCGACTGCCCGGCCGCCCGGATGTGCATCTTCGCCAACCTCAACGGCGGCCGGCCGTACGGCTACTTCGCGTCGGGTGACGGCGACCTCGCCGACTCCAGCGGTCCGAGGGGGCTCAACAACACCACCGAGAGCGTGTGGAACCGCACCAGTCAGTACTGGTGCTTCTACGACGCCGGCGGCTACAACAACCTGATCTTCATCGTGGGGCCCGGCGTCCAGACCAACCTGGTCCCCGGGGACCGCAACCGGGTGACGTCGCTGCGCATCTGCCCCTGAGCCCACCGGGGGTGAACGGGTCCGCGGCCGGGTTCTCGAAACCCGGCCGCGGGCCTGTTCGAGCGGTCACCACCCCGCTGCGACCTCGCCGCGCAGGATGCGGGAGTGCAGCGCGCGCAGCCGATTCGACGGCTCGACGCCCAGTTCACCGACCATCGTCCGGCGGAACGCCGCATAGACGTCCAAAGCGTCGGCGACCCGGCCGGACGACGCCAGCGCGGTCATGAGCTGCGCGCGGAGCCGTTCCCGCAGCGGGTGCTCCGCGACCAGCCCGGTCAGCTCGGCGACGAGGTCGGCGTCCCGGCCGAGCAGCAGGTCGGCGTCCACGCGCTCCTCCAGCACCGCCATCCGGAACTCCTCCAGCCCGGCCGCCACGTGGGCCGCGCAGCGGAGTTCCGGGAGCACCGGCCCCCGCCACCGCTTCAACGCCGACCGCAGCATCGCGGCGCCCGACTCGACGTCACCGGCGGCCAGCACGCGCCGGGCGTGCTCGACGTCGTCCCGGACCAGGTCCACTTCGAGTTCGGCCGGACTCGCCCGGAGCACGTACCCGGGTCTCGCCGTCCCGATCCGCGTCCTGCCGAGCAGTCGGCGCAGCCGGAACACGATGCTGTGCAGCTGCGCCTTCGCCGACGGCGGCGGGCACTGATCCCACAGCTCGTCGAAGATCCGACCGGCCGACACCACCTCGTTGGCGTGCAATACGAGCATCGCCAGCACAACCCTGTTCTGCGGTGTGCCGAGCGGAACTTCCTCCCCGCCGCATTCCACCCGACATTGCCCCAGTGAACGGAAAAGCCACATAAGCGCATCCCCCCGGATCCGTCTGCGATCCAGGGTGACACGCGACCGCGCCATTCGCAGGGAATGCGGCAAATCGCTTTCGCGCGTGGCGGCGGGGCTCAGTCGCGTTCGATCAGGTGCCCCACCACGTCCGGACCGGGGTGGGCGTGGCCGGAACCGTCCCGGCGGTCGTCCGCCGCGGGCAGCTCGACCGGCGACCCGTTGTCCGCCGCACCGGCCGGCCGCGGCCCCACCCAGGCCAACGCCAACGCCGTCTCGCCCTTCAGGAACCGGTGCGCCCGCACACCACCCGTCGCCCGGCCCTTCGCCGGGTACACGGAGAACGGCGTCACCTTCACGCTCTGCCCCGTCGACGTCACGACCATCGGCTCACCGTGCTCGTCATCGTCCGTGCGCACGGCCCCGAAGAACACCACCGACGCGTCCGAGCCGACGTTGACACCGGCCATACCGCCGCCCTTGAGGCCCTGCGGACGCACCAGCGACGCCGGGTACCGCAACAGCGACGCCTCCGACGTCACGAACACCACGGTCTCGTCCGGGCCGGCCAGCCAGGTCGCGCCGACCACCTCGTCACCCTCCTTGAGGGTGATCACCTCGAACTCGTCCGACCGCACCGGCCACTCCGGCGCGCACACCTTCACCGTGCCCTGCCGCGTGCCCAACGCCAGCCCCGGCGACTCCGTGTCGGTCAGCGGCGCGATGCCCACGACCTTCTCACCGGCCTCCAGGTCCACCAGCTCACCGGCCGACATCCCACCGCTCAACGACACCGTGCCGCTCTGCTCCGGCAACACCGGCAGCGGCAGCACGTCCGTCTTGAACGCCCGACCCCGGTTCGTCACCAGCAACACCTGGCCACGCGCCGTCGTGTGCACGGTCGCCGCCACCGCGTCGTGCTTCGTCCGCCCGTTGCGGCGACGCGCCTCCGACGCCTCCTCCGACTCGGCGGCCGTGCGCGCCACCAGGCCCGTCGCGGACAGCACCACCTGGCACGGGTCGTCGGCCACCTCCAGTGGCCCGGCCGGCTTCGACGCCGCCAGCACCTCCTTGAGGTCACCGTCGAGCAGCGTGGTGCGGCGCTCCTGCTGGAGGTCCTTGGCCACCTTCGCCAGCTCGGTCGACACGACCTTCTTCAACACGGCCGGGTCGTCCAGGATCTTGCTCAGCTCGGCGATCTCGTTGCGCAGCTTCTCCTGCTCCGCTTCCAACTCCAGCGCGTCGTAGCGGGTGAGCCGGCGCAGCGGCGTGTCGAGGATGTACGTCGCCTGGATCTCGGAGAGCTTGAACGTTTTCATCAAGCCCTCCTTCGCGGCGGCGGCGTTGTCGCTGCCCCGGATGAGCTTGATCACCTTGTCGATGTCCAGCAGCGCCCTGAGCAGGCCCTCGACCAGGTGCAGCCGGTCCTCCCGCTTGCGGCGGCGGAACTTGGTGCGCCGGGTGACGACCTCGTAGCGGTGCTTGAGGAACACCTCCAGCAGCGCCTTCAGCCCCAGCGTCCGCGGCTGTCCCTCGACCAGGACCAGGTTGTTGATGCCGAACGACTGCTCCATCGGCGTCAGCCGGTACAGGTCGGACAGCAGGGCCTGCGGGTTCACGCCGACCTTGCACTCGATGACCACGCGGGTGCCGTTCTCGCGGTCGGTGAGGTCCTTGACGTCGGAGATGCCGGTCAGCCGCTTGGACTTGGTGACCTCGTCGGTGATCTTCTCGATGATCTTCTCCGGCCCGACGCCGTACGGCAGCTCGGTGACCGTGATCGCCTGTCGGCCACGGCTGCCCTCCAGCAGCCCGGTCTCCACCTTGGCCCGCATCCGCACCACACCGCGCCCGGTCTCGTACGCCTTGCGCACCTCGTCCAGCCCGAGCAGCACCCCGCCGGTCGGCAGGTCGGGGCCGGGGATGAACTCCATCAGCTTGTCCAGCGAGGCGTCCGGGTGCGTCACCAGGTGCCGCGCCGCCGCGACCACCTCGGCCAGGTTGTGCGGGATCATGTTCGTCGCCATCCCGACCGCGATCCCCGACGTGCCGTTGACCAGCAGGTTCGGGAACGCGGCGGGCAGCACGGTCGGCTCTTGCAGTGAGCCGTCGTAGTTGGGCCGGAAGTCGACGGTGTCCTCGTCCAACTCCCCGACCAGCAGCATCGCGGCGGGCGACATCCGGGCTTCCGTGTAGCGCGACGCCGCCGGTCCGTCGTCCGGGCTTCCGAAGTTGCCGTGCCCGTCGACCAACGGGGTGTTCAGCGAGAAGTCCTGGGCCAGGCGGACCATCGCGTCGTAGATCGCGGTGTCGCCGTGCGGGTGGTACTTGCCCATGCAGTTGTGCACGACGAAGCCGCTGACCACGAACGCGTGCTCGTCGGTGGCGACCTGGATGTCGTACGTGGTGTCCGGTGCGACCGGTTCCACCGACACGACCTGCGGGAACGGCTTGTCGGTGGCGTGCCGGGCGTTGCGGATGACCTGGACCAGGCCGTCTTGGCGCGGGCCGACGCCGGTCCAGCGCAGCAACGCCACGGCGAGCGCGGCGGCGTCACGGCCGGTGATGGCGAGGGAGCCGGCGTCACGCCGGGTGCGGATGCCCGAATCGGCGAGCATGGCGTACTCGGGCTCGCCGCCGGGCAGCACGATCTCGCGGCCGTCGCGGACGAAGCCGCCGGCGGCGAACAGGCCCGACAGGAACGGCGTCCACGCCGAGCGGTCGCGCAGCACGGAGTCGAACCGGCCCGCGACGGCCGCTTCCAGGCCTGTGTGGCGGGCGAAGGTGAGGGTGTGGCGGACGCGCTCGTCCGTCTCGACCTTGTCGCGCGCCACGGTCACGTCGTGCGCGATGGCCCAGCCGTGCGCGATGTCGATCGGGTCGACGTCGGCCAGTTCCAGCCGCACCCGCCCGTCGGCGAGCACGTCACCGGCCGCCGCGACCAAGCCGAGCACGAAACCGGACGAGTCGCCGTCGGCGAGGAGGTTCGCGTGCCGTTCGCCGCCGAAAGCCACCGTGTGGGCGCCGGCGAGGTCACGGGCGTCGGTCCACCCGTCGGTCTCGTCGTGGGTGCGGAACCGCTGACCGGGTGTGACGAGCATCGAGTGGCCGTCGGACCAGGTGACGCGGACCAGGTCGGACACGGGGTTCTCGTACACGGCGTTGACCGCGACCGGCTCGCCCCGCCCGTCCAGGACGCGGTCGCCGATCTCGATCTCCTCGATCGGCCGCAGGCCCTCGGGCGTGGACACGAGCGCGCCGCGGACGAAGCAGTCGCCGACCACGCGGGAGGACTTCACGTACGCGCTGGTCGGGCGGTAGCCCTGCTCGTTCATCGAGAACAGGATCCGGCGGTGCACCGGCTTGAGGCCGTCCCGCGCGTCGGGCAGGGCCCGGGAGTGGATCACCGAGTAGGCGTACTCCAGGTACGAGTCCTCGATCTCGGTGGTGAGCGAGTTGTCGAAGACCTGGGCGCCCGCGCGGTCGAAGGCGGACGGGTCGACCCTGGTCGTGGGGGTCTTGCGGCGTGCCATGGTCGGTCGTTTCCTCGTGTCAGGCGGGGTGTCAGGCGGGTCAGATGTCGATCGCGGACTGGTCGACCCGGGCGGACGACTCGACGAGCCACGCCCGGCGCGGCTCGACCTTCTCGCCCATCAGCAGTTCCAGCGCGGCTTCCGCGGCTTCCGCGTCGTGCATGGTGATGCGGCGCACCGAGCGGGTGGCGGGGTTCATCGTGGTCTCCCACAACTCGTCCGCGTCCATCTCGCCCAGGCCCTTGAACCGGGGCACCGGCTTGACCACCGTCTTGCCGGCCTTTTCCAGCCGGGCGACCTTCTGCTCCATCTCGCGCTGGCTGAAGGTGAAGTGGGTCTCGGCGTTGCGGCCCTTGGTGACGACCTTGTGCAACGGCGGCATGGCGGCGAAGAGCCGGCCGTCCTCGATCACCGGACGCATGTACTTGGCGAACAGGGTGATCAGCAACGTCCGGATGTGCGACCCGTCGACGTCCGCGTCGGCCATCAGGATGACCCGGCCGTAGCGCATGGTGGCCAGGTCGAACGTCCGCCCCGTGCCCGCGCCGAGCACCTGGACGATGCTGGCGATCTCGGCGTTGCGCAGGGTGTCGGCGAGGCTGGCCTTCTGCACGTTCAGGATCTTGCCGCGCAGGGGCAGCAGCGCCTGGTACTCGGACACACGGGCCATGCGCGCGCTGTTGTGCACGAAGACACCGGCTTCGAGCGCGAAGTTGTGGTAGCCGTCGACCGTCAGGTCGTAGACGTCGGCCGTTTCGCTGAGCGGCTCGACCGCGGCCACCGCGTGGTTGACGTGGGCAGCGGCCTTCCAGAGCCGACCAACGTCGCCGTCGACGGTTTCGAGCAGGCGCTCGAACTTCAGGCCGGTGCGGGCGTTCGCCAGGCGATCGGCTTCGTACGCAGCGGCGATCTCCGCGTCGGTC
This is a stretch of genomic DNA from Saccharothrix ecbatanensis. It encodes these proteins:
- a CDS encoding acyl-CoA dehydrogenase family protein, encoding MHELVRRAAEIVPVLRAHAAWGDEHRRLHEGALEAMADAGVLRLRVPVAHGGHEADLTTVVEVIAELARGDGSAAWTAAVWAISTWVAGQFPDEVRQEVFAKPDVRVTGILSPTATAEPVGGGVLVNGRWAFTTSAPQSHWTTNAAILMPDRVPVALAIPLVDLEVVDDWHTTGLRATGSVTTVAKDLFVPAERVLRLAPVLLAHPDASAPMFRAPFMPAACATVSAPAVGLARAAVEAFAAVTSAFPLRIREATVLADEAQVHSRRTASVVDRKAARGETWTPEDRAGVRRDLGEACSRARDAVAVLDANVLGANGAGADCPALHRIQRDVHALNLHAVLHPNANLERYGPVFLGRQPEADA
- a CDS encoding peptidase inhibitor family I36 protein encodes the protein MIRRILTLLGGVVAAAALFSAPAQAADTADVRTYTAPSDSVSTLAWSDCPAARMCIFANLNGGRPYGYFASGDGDLADSSGPRGLNNTTESVWNRTSQYWCFYDAGGYNNLIFIVGPGVQTNLVPGDRNRVTSLRICP
- a CDS encoding AfsR/SARP family transcriptional regulator, with the protein product MARSRVTLDRRRIRGDALMWLFRSLGQCRVECGGEEVPLGTPQNRVVLAMLVLHANEVVSAGRIFDELWDQCPPPSAKAQLHSIVFRLRRLLGRTRIGTARPGYVLRASPAELEVDLVRDDVEHARRVLAAGDVESGAAMLRSALKRWRGPVLPELRCAAHVAAGLEEFRMAVLEERVDADLLLGRDADLVAELTGLVAEHPLRERLRAQLMTALASSGRVADALDVYAAFRRTMVGELGVEPSNRLRALHSRILRGEVAAGW
- a CDS encoding DNA topoisomerase (ATP-hydrolyzing); translated protein: MARRKTPTTRVDPSAFDRAGAQVFDNSLTTEIEDSYLEYAYSVIHSRALPDARDGLKPVHRRILFSMNEQGYRPTSAYVKSSRVVGDCFVRGALVSTPEGLRPIEEIEIGDRVLDGRGEPVAVNAVYENPVSDLVRVTWSDGHSMLVTPGQRFRTHDETDGWTDARDLAGAHTVAFGGERHANLLADGDSSGFVLGLVAAAGDVLADGRVRLELADVDPIDIAHGWAIAHDVTVARDKVETDERVRHTLTFARHTGLEAAVAGRFDSVLRDRSAWTPFLSGLFAAGGFVRDGREIVLPGGEPEYAMLADSGIRTRRDAGSLAITGRDAAALAVALLRWTGVGPRQDGLVQVIRNARHATDKPFPQVVSVEPVAPDTTYDIQVATDEHAFVVSGFVVHNCMGKYHPHGDTAIYDAMVRLAQDFSLNTPLVDGHGNFGSPDDGPAASRYTEARMSPAAMLLVGELDEDTVDFRPNYDGSLQEPTVLPAAFPNLLVNGTSGIAVGMATNMIPHNLAEVVAAARHLVTHPDASLDKLMEFIPGPDLPTGGVLLGLDEVRKAYETGRGVVRMRAKVETGLLEGSRGRQAITVTELPYGVGPEKIIEKITDEVTKSKRLTGISDVKDLTDRENGTRVVIECKVGVNPQALLSDLYRLTPMEQSFGINNLVLVEGQPRTLGLKALLEVFLKHRYEVVTRRTKFRRRKREDRLHLVEGLLRALLDIDKVIKLIRGSDNAAAAKEGLMKTFKLSEIQATYILDTPLRRLTRYDALELEAEQEKLRNEIAELSKILDDPAVLKKVVSTELAKVAKDLQQERRTTLLDGDLKEVLAASKPAGPLEVADDPCQVVLSATGLVARTAAESEEASEARRRNGRTKHDAVAATVHTTARGQVLLVTNRGRAFKTDVLPLPVLPEQSGTVSLSGGMSAGELVDLEAGEKVVGIAPLTDTESPGLALGTRQGTVKVCAPEWPVRSDEFEVITLKEGDEVVGATWLAGPDETVVFVTSEASLLRYPASLVRPQGLKGGGMAGVNVGSDASVVFFGAVRTDDDEHGEPMVVTSTGQSVKVTPFSVYPAKGRATGGVRAHRFLKGETALALAWVGPRPAGAADNGSPVELPAADDRRDGSGHAHPGPDVVGHLIERD